The DNA region CGAGGAGAGCGGTCAGTATCACACATGGTTCCGCCAGTACTCGCCCAACGCCGGACGCTGGCTGACTCCCGACCCCGCAGGACTCGCCGCCGTCGATCTCCTCAATCCCCAGAGCTGGAACAGGTATGCCTACGTGATGAACCGGCCAACCAATCTGATTGATCCGTTAGGTCTCGGCGATTGCGGACCCGGCACAGTGGAAGACTTCATTCCGAACAGTCCCGGCTCCGTTGTGGTGGAGGTTTCCAGACCTTGTCCTTCACTGTCGAACGCGGGCGCACTGCCGACAGGATTCGCTTTTGGTTGGCCAACAGGCGGCGGAAGTGTAGCCCAGATGGAGCTAATGGTGGACGGCGACAGTGGCGGTTCCACTGCACCCGCAAACAACGGAAAGAACTGCCCGAGTGTTCCAACGCATCCCGGTTACGCGAATATCAATGCCAATATGGCAGCGGCGAAGTCGGCTCCGTTCGCTATGTATTCGTTCTACAAACTAGTTCGGAATCACGGGCCCTGGGACTACAAGCAAGCCAAGAACTTGAATGATTTCGGGCAAATCATCCCTAAGTCCCCCTTTGAGGATTTCGGAAACTTCAACTACGGTGCAACCGCCGCTTCGCTTGGGCTACCGCTGAGTGTAACCCTGAGAGCGGCCGGATACGCGGGAGTGAAGTCTGACACCGGATCGACGTGGGACGCGATCAAAGCTGCCCTAGGCTCTGCCCCTTACGGGGACGACTCGCATGATCAGCAATTGATCGTCAACGGGTACAACTTCTCCGGACAGGGGTGTAACGAGTGAGACCGCTACGGTTGTTTGCACTGCTTGGTCTGCTAGTCGCTATTGCGGCGTCGTTCGGTTGCAATCTTTGTAAGGATGAGATCATCGACAAAGTCAGCGCTCCAGGGGGTGGCCCGACGGCGGTTACTCGCACGAGGGACTGTGGGGCCACTACAACGGAAACGATGTGGGTGAGCATTCAAGGCGATCCCAATCAGAAGGACGTTGCTGCGAACCATGTGTTCGTCTTAAGGCGTATTCACCGCGTTCACGTTTCTTGGAAAGATAAAGAAACGCTGGTTATCGATTGCCGGGACTGCAGGCCGGACGAAGTGAGATTGCAGGTGACAAAGCTGGGGTCCACGCGGATCGAATATGAATGACGATCTCATCAGCCTCACCGTTGTTCCCGCAAACAACGGCCGGGTGCCCCAGGTTCACGCCGTGTTGTTCGGCGTTAACCTGGGACAAGGAACACTCTCGATTCGGCAGGGCTAGGTTTTTCACTCTCCCGATCACGTGCTATCCACTCCGACTCGATCTCAACCGTCCCCGCCTCCCGGAACGCATAGTGGCGGAAACTGCTCCACTTCCATTCCGCGGCTGTGGCGCACAACCCGCGCCTCACCGGGTTCTGGTGAATGTACCGTAGTTTCTCGACAAATTGACGGTGATTGCGGACGTTCGTATCGTAGTACCGCTTCTGCCAGAACACGCCGGGGGCTTGATCCACGCGAATCGATTTGACCTGTTTTGAGAATGATAGTTTCAGGAAATGAATTGCTTCTGCGAGATTCCCACGATAGGGTTCGCTGAGCAGAAGGTGTGCATGTTCTGGCATCACAACAAACCCGTACACGCGCGACTGAAAGCGGCAACGCATCGCCTCAAGCCGTTCTACAAATAACTGGCAGATTTCGGGAGAGACAAGCTTCTGACCGCGACGATAGGAGCTAAACGTCACGAAATGACTCTGTTTCGACTGATGTAGTCTGCGGAGGCCGCCCGTCATATGTCGACACTACGACTGTGAATCTTCGGCGTAAAGAAATTGTCTTCGGAGAAGTAGTGACTCCCAGGTTAACGCCGAACAGCACGGCGTGAACCTGGGGCACCCGGCTAGTCGCTATGTCCAACAGCCCAACCTAAGGCGAGAATGAGGGCAACAAGAATTGCTGTGCCAATTGCGAACTTCTGCCCGCCAGTGAGGTTTTGTGCTCGGATCTGCGCGACATCTGAATATTTTACGTTTCGTCGCAATCCTGTTTTCGCGTCCGAAATCGTAAACGTTTCATCATCTGCGGCGGAAATAAAGCCTTTTATGCGAGTTCCGCTCTGAAGTCTTACGGCAACTCTCGTTTCATCGCCGGTGCCAATTCGTAATAGTCCTGCCCGCACCTGCTGCGCCCTGGTTGGCTCCGTCACTTTCATCACCGCGAATGCGGCGGGCGCTAAGCAAATGTAAAGAAAAACACAAATCATCCCCACTGCGATCCTATTCCGCATGTACGTCCTCCTTCTGCGAGTTTCCCGGATGCTCTTGATAAAAACGCTGGCGGGTGGCCCAATGCAAGCCGTCGGCTTGCATGGGGGTTAAGACACGAAATCCCGGGGTTGGGTTAACCGATTCGCCTCGACCAGCAGCTTGCTTTCGACCCTTGCCTGACCTGCAATCCAAGTTTTCCTTGCGGACCGCTTGGCGCGATCAATCTGGCTTGGGCTCCGGGCTCACTGCCAACCGGGTAAACCGACTAACTCCCCGGGACTTCATTCTTGCCTTCGACGCTTCTTGTTCTCCTCGACCAGCAGATCGCTAATAGACCCTCACGGCCCCTCTGCTCCTCACATCCCAGGATGTCGTCAACAAGCTTGGCAGCCATGAACGCCATTTGCATGTGCGCCTCAGCCACCTTGCGCTTCACCCAGCCGACGCCGGGTGGGCGTACTGAAGACTCGCATCTTCAGCTTTCGGACCGATCGGATTCACCGTCGCGAATCTTTTCGGTCCAGTGAGGGAACCGTCGCTCCCTCTCGATCCGACGGAACCGGAGTCCCTATCGAATCGCCGAACACTCGCGTATTCGGCTGTGCTTGCGACTTCCATCCCAAGCTGGGAAGTAGTGAGCTCGCTTGAGCCCCGGACTCACCGCCAACCGGGAAAACTTCAGAAACTGTCAAAGAACGAGTCTGTTCTACGCCTGCCATTTTCAGAGTCAACCGAAAATAAGCAACTTTATTCCCTTTGTTTTCAAGCGAGTGCAGCTCGTCCACAGGTGCCTGCCCGAAAAAAGTGCAAACCTTCGTGTGCCATCGATGCCGCGCACTCTGGCCTCGTGTTATGGACGGCGCGCCACACGGCGTACACCCGCATCTTCGTTGGCCCGGTACATGGTTGCGCGCGGAGAAGCGCCGGGCGGGCGCGATCTAAGCCTGAGGATGTCAACGCGATTTGCAAATGTGCAAATACTGGCAAAAACGGCTTCGCTGGCGGGGTTTTGGGTTCAGCTAAATCGCAGCTAAATGTAGTGTCCAGCGTTATGGAGGGCTTCAACGGCGCTTTCGAGATGGTGACTCTTCACCAGGATGTAGTCGGTGTCGAAGGTGGAAAGCGCGAAGATTCCGATCAAGGCTTCCGCCAGCGACTGGAGGCAAGCGTTCAGCACGCCCGTGAGTTCGAACGGAATCGGCCCTTCGATTTCAATGCATGCCCAATCGTGTTCCGCGTTGAGCGAGTCCAGTACAGGTTCCGGAATGACATCGCGGCCGCAGACGACGGACAATTCGTGCGGAGTGTGCGTGATTGAAAAGAAATCGCTGGCTAGCGCCCACTCTGGAATCGGAGCGGTCGGCGCGAAGCGGCACACGCTGTAAACGCCGGGAAGCACGTGCAACCGCAATCTGTGTCGTGCAGGTAAACTACTGCTG from Clostridia bacterium includes:
- a CDS encoding RHS repeat-associated core domain-containing protein; the encoded protein is EESGQYHTWFRQYSPNAGRWLTPDPAGLAAVDLLNPQSWNRYAYVMNRPTNLIDPLGLGDCGPGTVEDFIPNSPGSVVVEVSRPCPSLSNAGALPTGFAFGWPTGGGSVAQMELMVDGDSGGSTAPANNGKNCPSVPTHPGYANINANMAAAKSAPFAMYSFYKLVRNHGPWDYKQAKNLNDFGQIIPKSPFEDFGNFNYGATAASLGLPLSVTLRAAGYAGVKSDTGSTWDAIKAALGSAPYGDDSHDQQLIVNGYNFSGQGCNE
- a CDS encoding transposase; its protein translation is MTGGLRRLHQSKQSHFVTFSSYRRGQKLVSPEICQLFVERLEAMRCRFQSRVYGFVVMPEHAHLLLSEPYRGNLAEAIHFLKLSFSKQVKSIRVDQAPGVFWQKRYYDTNVRNHRQFVEKLRYIHQNPVRRGLCATAAEWKWSSFRHYAFREAGTVEIESEWIARDRESEKPSPAESRVFLVPG
- a CDS encoding ACT domain-containing protein — translated: MASSSLPARHRLRLHVLPGVYSVCRFAPTAPIPEWALASDFFSITHTPHELSVVCGRDVIPEPVLDSLNAEHDWACIEIEGPIPFELTGVLNACLQSLAEALIGIFALSTFDTDYILVKSHHLESAVEALHNAGHYI